The Candidatus Tumulicola sp. genome contains a region encoding:
- a CDS encoding amidohydrolase family protein, whose translation MSVSELVQCARALVGGETRDDYGFAVRDGAIVDAGNFRDLRDTAGDLPTRSFPADRLVVPGFVNGHSHAYQILLRGWADDWTFERWRSEALYRVVPQLTPDDVYWTFVAAFSEMLSAGITTVAEFFYLNGEGNERAEAAIRAAADAGIRLVFARTWMDAPSAPPQFRESIDDAAARTAELAAHFPDANVCVAPHSLHAASPAMIRAAATFARERDCMLHVHVAEASYEGERTIAEHGATPVMLLDRLGALDERTVAVHAIYISDEEKDLLARRRARVVHNPMTNQYLGDGICDVVGLRARGVPIALGTDADVKPSLIDEMRSASLLQKILYTDGSALGASASFAMATREGANVLRVASGDLTAGNRADYIVLDATRIDPWSPATNALVYRSEDRWIQAAFVDGRRVYAGDQSEFARGAWQRVRAITHRLLQ comes from the coding sequence GTGAGCGTAAGCGAGTTGGTGCAGTGCGCCCGGGCGCTGGTCGGCGGCGAAACGCGCGACGATTACGGCTTTGCGGTGCGCGACGGCGCGATCGTCGACGCCGGAAACTTTCGCGACCTCCGCGATACCGCCGGCGACCTTCCGACTCGATCGTTTCCGGCCGATCGTTTGGTCGTTCCCGGATTCGTCAACGGACACAGCCATGCGTACCAGATTCTCTTGCGCGGTTGGGCCGATGATTGGACCTTCGAACGCTGGCGGAGCGAGGCGCTGTATCGCGTCGTTCCACAGCTGACGCCCGACGACGTCTATTGGACGTTCGTGGCCGCGTTTTCGGAGATGTTGTCCGCCGGAATAACGACGGTTGCCGAATTCTTTTACCTCAACGGTGAGGGGAACGAGCGTGCCGAAGCGGCGATCCGCGCCGCCGCTGACGCCGGAATCCGGCTCGTTTTCGCCCGCACGTGGATGGACGCTCCGTCGGCGCCACCCCAGTTTCGCGAATCGATCGACGACGCGGCGGCGCGCACGGCCGAACTGGCTGCCCATTTTCCGGATGCGAACGTGTGCGTCGCGCCGCACTCGCTGCACGCGGCATCGCCGGCGATGATTCGCGCGGCAGCCACGTTCGCGCGGGAGCGCGATTGTATGCTTCACGTGCACGTTGCCGAAGCATCATATGAGGGCGAGCGCACGATCGCCGAACACGGTGCGACGCCGGTGATGCTCCTCGATCGGCTCGGCGCCCTCGACGAAAGAACGGTTGCGGTGCATGCAATTTACATCAGCGATGAAGAAAAGGATCTGCTCGCACGGCGACGAGCGCGCGTCGTGCACAACCCGATGACGAACCAATATCTCGGCGACGGAATCTGTGACGTCGTTGGATTGCGCGCGCGTGGCGTTCCGATCGCGCTCGGCACGGATGCCGATGTCAAACCATCGCTGATCGACGAGATGCGTTCTGCGTCGCTGCTGCAGAAGATTTTGTACACCGATGGGAGCGCGCTCGGTGCATCCGCGTCGTTCGCAATGGCTACGCGCGAAGGTGCTAACGTATTACGAGTCGCGAGCGGCGACTTAACGGCGGGTAACCGGGCAGACTATATCGTGCTCGACGCGACGCGCATCGATCCGTGGTCGCCGGCGACCAATGCGTTAGTGTATCGATCCGAAGATCGATGGATTCAAGCGGCGTTCGTCGATGGAAGACGCGTGTACGCCGGCGATCAGTCGGAGTTCGCTCGGGGAGCTTGGCAGCGCGTACGCGCGATCACCCATCGCTTATTACAGTAG